In Raphanus sativus cultivar WK10039 chromosome 5, ASM80110v3, whole genome shotgun sequence, the following proteins share a genomic window:
- the LOC108857750 gene encoding protein NRT1/ PTR FAMILY 4.7, which yields MIMSLEIQQMDEANRLSMWNGYVDWRNRPALRGYHGGMLAASFVLVVEVLENLAFLANASNLVLYLSTKMGFSPSGAANAVTAFMGTAFFLALLGGFLADAFFTTFHIYLVSAAIEFLGLLVLTIQAHEHSTEPWARVVLFVGLYLVALGVGGIKGSLPPHGAEQFDETTPTGRRQRSFFFNYFIFSLSCGALIAVTVVVWLEDNKGWSYGFGVSTAAILISVPVFLSGSRFYRLKVPSGSPITTLFKVLTAALYAKYKKRTSRNDVTCHTRNECNDDIGKGNADRDEEILGSFLDEAVRERESLPRLLRCTEEQVKDVKIVIKTLPIFMSTIMLNCCLAQLSTFSIQQASTMNTKLGSLTVPPAALPVFPVVFTMILAPTYNHLLLPLARKTTKTETGVTHLQRIGTGLVLSVLAMAVAALVEMKRKLVVKEVTCCSSNNAPFSYSYSSPLPITFLWIALQYLFLGSADLFTLAGMMEFFFTEAPSTMRSLATSLSWTSLAMGYYLSSVLISAVNFVTGLNQHKPWLLGRNLNEYHLERFYWLMCVLSGINFLHYLFWAKRYTYRFNQS from the exons ATGATCATGTCTCTAGAGATTCAACAAATG GATGAAGCAAACCGGTTAAGCATGTGGAATGGATACGTAGATTGGCGAAATAGACCAGCGTTGCGTGGCTACCATGGCGGTATGCTTGCTGCCTCTTTCGTCTTGG TTGTGGAAGTTTTAGAGAACCTTGCGTTCTTGGCAAACGCTAGCAATCTAGTCTTGTATCTATCAACAAAGATGGGGTTTTCGCCGTCAGGAGCAGCTAACGCAGTAACTGCTTTCATGGGAACAGCGTTTTTCTTGGCCCTTCTTGGAGGATTTTTAGCAGATGCTTTCTTCACCACTTTCCATATCTATCTAGTCAGCGCCGCCATCGAATTCttg GGCTTATTGGTACTAACGATCCAAGCACACGAGCACTCCACGGAGCCATGGGCTCGTGTAGTTCTCTTCGTTGGTCTATACTTAGTAGCTCTCGGTGTTGGAGGTATAAAAGGCTCGTTGCCACCTCACGGAGCGGAGCAGTTTGACGAAACAACACCGACTGGGAGGAGACAAAGATCCTTCTTCTTCAACTACTTCATTTTTAGCCTCTCGTGCGGTGCCTTGATAGCCGTCACGGTCGTGGTCTGGCTCGAAGACAACAAAGGCTGGTCTTATGGGTTCGGTGTCTCCACGGCCGCGATCTTGATCTCAGTTCCGGTTTTCTTGTCCGGTTCTCGCTTTTATCGGCTCAAGGTTCCCAGCGGAAGTCCCATCACGACTCTATTCAAGGTCTTAACCGCTGCTTTATACGCTAAGTATAAGAAAAGAACTTCAAGAAACGATGTTACGTGTCATACAAGAAACGAATGCAACGACGATATAGGCAAGGGAAACGCAGATAGAGATGAAGAGATTCTTGGATCATTCCTCGATGAAGCTGTGAGAGAGCGTGAATCCTTACCTAGACTGCTCCGTTGCACGGAGGAACAAGTCAAAGACGTGAAGATAGTCATCAAGACTTTACCAATTTTCATGTCTACCATTATGCTAAACTGCTGTCTAGCTCAGCTCTCGACTTTCTCCATCCAACAAGCTTCGACGATGAACACGAAGCTCGGGTCGTTAACCGTCCCACCTGCGGCATTACCTGTATTCCCAGTCGTCTTCACAATGATCTTAGCTCCAACGTACAACCACCTCCTCCTCCCTCTCGCTAGAAAAACAACCAAAACCGAAACAGGCGTAACCCATCTCCAACGCATTGGAACAGGACTCGTCCTCTCTGTATTAGCAATGGCCGTCGCAGCCTTGGTCGAAATGAAACGCAAGCTTGTTGTTAAAGAGGTTACTTGCTGCTCAAGCAACAACGCACCTTTCTCTTATTCTTATTCTTCGCCGCTTCCTATAACGTTTCTTTGGATAGCTTTGCAATATTTGTTTCTTGGATCAGCGGATCTCTTCACTTTAGCAGGTATGATGGAGTTTTTCTTCACCGAAGCTCCTTCAACGATGCGTTCCCTTGCGACCTCGCTCTCTTGGACGTCTCTTGCCATGGGATATTACTTGAGCTCTGTTCTTATCTCGGCTGTTAATTTCGTCACGGGTTTGAACCAACACAAGCCTTGGCTTTTGGGGAGGAATCTGAACGAGTACCATCTCGAGAGGTTTTACTGGCTCATGTGTGTGCTTAGTGGGATTAATTTCTTGCATTATCTCTTTTGGGCTAAGCGTTATACGTACCGGTTCAACCAAAGCTAG
- the LOC108860577 gene encoding uncharacterized protein LOC108860577 produces the protein MNVLAICNFDMKFIYAYVGVPGRAHDSKVLTHCARNEASFPHPPPGKYYLVDSGYSTRTGYLGPHRNMRYHIPQFRRGGPPVSARELFNKRHSSLRSYIERTFGVWKAKWRILDRKHPKYGLVKWIKLVTATMALHNFIRDSHRDDQDFLEWENVDVGVEEAHSDDDEEEEEEGGDDDDDDDDGGGHIEYEPRGDTAMEALRDNITNGFGRGRLPY, from the coding sequence ATGAATGTTCTTGCTATATGTAACTTCGATATGAAGTTCATATATGCATATGTCGGAGTACCTGGTAGAGCACATGATTCAAAGGTCTTGACTCATTGTGCGAGGAATGAGGCTTCTTTCCCACATCCTCCTCCTGGAAAGTACTACCTAGTTGATTCCGGATACTCGACCAGGACAGGGTATCTTGGTCCGCATCGTAATATGCGATATCATATTCCTCAATTTCGTAGAGGAGGACCACCAGTTAGTGCACGAGAGCTGTTTAACAAAAGGCATTCAAGTCTGCGATCATACATTGAGAGGACATTTGGAGTATGGAAAGCAAAATGGAGGATTTTGGACCGTAAGCATCCAAAATATGGTCTGGTCAAGTGGATTAAGTTGGTGACAGCGACGATGGCGTTACACAACTTCATACGTGATTCACATCGGGATGATCAAGATTTTTTAGAATGGGAAAATGTTGATGTTGGAGTTGAAGAAGCtcatagtgatgatgatgaagaagaagaagaagaaggaggtgatgatgatgatgatgatgatgatggtggtggacATATTGAATATGAACCGAGAGGTGATACAGCAATGGAGGCTTTGCGTGATAACATCACAAACGGATTTGGTAGAGGTCGTTTACcatattaa
- the LOC108856933 gene encoding uncharacterized protein LOC108856933 gives MSTVPVKSLPPVGLYPIRRNLASTTTLKSQAMPTSVGLSTYNRCFEFKSSSQMRNPAFLSHRRRVSTVVASAGNMTAPSSWESWMPDKKAAATTLLLSDVIWPAAGGFAAMAIMGRMDQMLSPKGITMSVAPLGAVCAILFTSPSAPAARKYNMFLSQIACAAIGVVALSVFGPGWLARSVALAASIGFMVIARANHPPAASLPLMFIDGAKFHHLNFWYALFPGAAACVILCLIQSVVCYLKENIKF, from the exons ATGTCTACGGTTCCGGTGAAGTCACTACCACCGGTTGGCTTATATCCTATTCGCCGGAACCTCGCTAGTACGACGACTTTGAAGTCCCAGGCAATGCCCACCTCCGTCGGGTTGTCTACTTATAATAGATGCTTTGAATTTAAATCTTCGAGCCAGATGAGGAATCCAGCGTTTTTAAGCCACCGTCGGCGAGTTAGTACGGTGGTGGCTTCAGCCGGGAACATGACTGCACCGTCGTCTTGGGAGTCTTGGATGCCAGATAAGAAGGCGGCGGCGACGACTCTATTGCTGAGTGACGTCATTTGGCCCGCAGCTG GAGGGTTTGCGGCGATGGCAATAATGGGAAGAATGGATCAAATGTTATCTCCAAAAGGGATTACAATGTCTGTTGCACCACTTGGTGCCGTCTGCGCCATTCTTTTCACTAGTCCATCTGCTCCTGCTGCTCGG aaatacaaTATGTTTTTATCTCAAATAGCTTGTGCTGCGATTGGAGTGGTAGCGCTCTCCGTATTCGGTCCAGGTTGGCTCGCCCGGAGCGTTGCCCTCGCCGCTTCTATTGGTTTTATGGTCATTGCTCGTGCCAATCACCCTCCTG CGGCGAGCCTACCACTAATGTTCATAGATGGAGCGAAGTTCCATCACTTGAATTTCTGGTACGCTTTGTTCCCAGGTGCAGCCGCATGTGTCATTCTATGCCTTATC CAATCAGTCGTGTGCTACTTGAaggaaaacataaaattttga
- the LOC130495250 gene encoding LRR receptor-like serine/threonine-protein kinase FEI 2 produces the protein MGFSNWILSVIYAATVFVSCSFALTLDGYALLELKSGFNDTRNSLDNWRDSDESPCSWTGVSCNPQDHRVVSINLPYMQLGGIISPSIGKLSRLQRLALHQNSLHGTIPDEITNCTELRAMYLRGNYLQGEIPLSIGNLTFLTILDLSSNTLKGAIPSSISRLTRLRSLNMSANFLSGEIPDIGVLSRFGLESFTGNLDLCGPQIHKPCRTSMGFPVVLPHAVSDDDESDPPKRSSRLIKGILIGAMSTMAVAFIIIFVFLWVWMLSKKERTVKKYTEVKKQKEPSETSKKLITFHGDLPYSSTELIEKLESLEEEDIVGSGGFGTVYRMVMNDLGTFAVKKIDRSRQGSDRVFEREVEILGSVKHINLVNLRGYCRLPTSRLLIYDYLTLGSLDDLLHERAQEDGLLNWNARLKVALGSARGLAYLHHDCSPKIVHRDIKSSNILLNDKLEPRVSDFGLAKLLVDEEAHVTTVVAGTFGYLAPEYLQNGRATEKSDVYSFGVLLLELVTGKRPTDTTFVNRGLNVVGWMNTLLKEDRVEDVMDKRCVDVDEDSAEALIEIAARCTAANPEDRPAMNQVVQLLEQEVMSPSSAVDYYDDSHSDYC, from the exons ATGGGTTTCTCAAATTGGATTCTCTCAGTCATTTACGCAGCTACCGTTTTCGTATCGTGCTCTTTTGCTCTCACTCTCGATG GGTATGCTCTTTTGGAGCTGAAAAGCGGATTCAATGATACGAGGAACTCGCTAGATAACTGGAGAGATTCAGACGAGTCTCCTTGTTCTTGGACTGGTGTCTCCTGTAATCCTCAAGACCATAGAGTCGTTTCCAT aaACTTACCTTACATGCAACTAGGAGGGATCATATCTCCTAGCATTGGGAAACTTAGTAGACTTCAGAGACT GGCTCTTCATCAGAACAGCTTACACGGGACAATTCCTGATGAGATCACTAACTGCACTGAACTCAGAGCTAT GTACTTGAGGGGTAATTATCTTCAAGGAGAGATTCCACTGAGTATCGGCAACCTCACCTTTCTTACTATCTT AGATCTATCAAGCAATACACTGAAGGGTGCTATACCTTCTTCAATTAGTCGTCTCACACGTCTACGCTCCTT GAACATGTCAGCCAACTTTCTCTCTGGGGAGATTCCTGATATTGGAGTGCTCAGCAGATTCGGACTTGAATC CTTCACTGGTAACTTGGACCTCTGTGGACCGCAAATTCACAAGCCATGTAGAACATCAATGGGTTTCCCTGTTGTTCTTCCTCATGCAgtaagtgatgatgatgaatcag ATCCTCCAAAGCGATCGTCACGCTTGATCAAAGGCATCTTGATCGGAGCAATGTCTACAATGGCTGTTgcattcatcatcatctttgtCTTCCTTTGGGTTTGGATGCTCTCAAAGAAGGAAAGAACAGTAAAGAAGTACACCGAAGTCAAGAAACAGAAAGAACCATCAGAAACAAGTAAGAAGCTGATTACATTCCACGGTGATCTTCCATACTCCTCCACCGAGCTGATCGAGAAGCTGGAGTCTCTTGAGGAGGAAGACATTGTTGGTTCAGGAGGGTTTGGCACGGTCTACCGAATGGTGATGAACGATCTCGGCACATTTGCTGTCAAGAAGATAGATAGGAGCAGACAAGGATCAGACCGAGTTTTCGAGCGAGAGGTTGAGATTCTAGGAAGTGTCAAACACATCAATCTAGTGAACCTGCGTGGATACTGCCGCTTACCTACTTCAAGACTTCTCATCTATGACTATCTAACTCTTGGCAGCTTAGACGACCTCCTCCACG AACGAGCTCAAGAAGATGGTTTGTTGAACTGGAACGCGAGATTGAAAGTGGCGCTAGGTTCGGCGAGGGGGTTGGCGTATTTGCACCATGATTGTAGCCCCAAGATAGTGCACCGTGACATAAAATCAAGCAACATTCTACTCAATGATAAGTTAGAGCCTAGAGTCTCGGACTTTGGTCTTGCGAAGCTTCTTGTTGACGAAGAGGCTCACGTTACCACAGTGGTAGCTGGCACCTTTGGCTATCTTGCTCCCG AGTATTTACAGAACGGTAGAGCAACGGAGAAGTCTGATGTCTACAGCTTTGGAGTTCTTTTGCTTGAGCTCGTTACCGGAAAGAGACCAACAGACACGACATTCGTTAACAGAGGGTTAAACGTTGTCGGATGG aTGAACACTTTGTTGAAAGAGGATAGAGTAGAGGATGTAATGGACAAGAGATGTGTTGACGTGGATGAAGACTCTGCTGAGGCATTGATTGAGATAGCTGCGAGGTGTACCGCTGCTAACCCTGAGGACCGGCCGGCTATGAACCAGGTGGTTCAGTTGCTTGAGCAAGAAGTTATGTCGCCGTCTTCTGCGGTTGATTACTATGATGATTCCCATTCTGATTACTGTTAG